One genomic region from Magallana gigas chromosome 3, xbMagGiga1.1, whole genome shotgun sequence encodes:
- the LOC105329760 gene encoding uncharacterized protein — translation MTSVLLFVASLFPAVLGHGYLQEPSSRSSMWRFGYNTPHNYNDNQLFCGGFQRQWDRNGGKCGICGDPWDGVRENEAGGRYATGIISRKYKEGQIIDVQVKITASHFGYFEFRLCPNNNVHKPATQACLNQYVLHQPSGSVRFLEQGRPQTYAIKLKLPKGLTCTQCVLQWKYNAGNSYGMSNDGRNCKGCGKQEQFYGCADVAISPADSGPKGNGSPRPNLAQEQIVESRPQLIPTFVNGDGATCRGVQAFRLINSFADSWCQSNCRQGYCPMIYCTPACQKLTVYG, via the exons ATGACGTCCGTCCTCTTGTTCGTCGCCAGCCTTTTCCCCGCGGTCCTGGGGCACGGCTATCTACAGGAACCATCCTCCCGCTCTAGCATGTGGAGATTCGGGTACAACACGCCCCACAACTATAATGATAATCAACTTTTCTGTGGGGGATTTCAA agACAATGGGATAGAAATGGCGGGAAGTGTGGAATCTGTGGCGATCCTTGGGATGGAGTTCGTGAAAACGAGGCTGGTGGACGTTATGCAACGGGGATAATAAGCAGGAAATATAAAGAGGGACAAATAATTGAT GTGCAGGTGAAAATTACGGCATCTCATTTTGGATATTTTGAATTCCGTTTATGTCCGAACAACAACGTCCACAAACCCGCCACGCAGGCCTGCCTAAATCAGTACGTACTTCACCAACCATCTGGGAGTGTTCGATTTCTCGAGCAGGGGCGTCCGCAGACTTACGCAATAAAACTGAAGCTTCCAAAAGGATTAACTTGTACCCAGTGTGTTTTGCAGTGGAAATATAACGCTG GAAATAGTTATGGAATGTCCAATGACGGTCGGAATTGTAAAGGATGTGGCAAACAGGAACAGTTCTACGGATGCGCAGACGTAGCCATCAGCCCCGCCGACAGTGGACCCAAAGGTAACGGAAGTCCTCGTCCAAACCTCGCACAGGAACAGATTGTAGAATCTCGCCCTCAGCTCATTCCTACCTTCGTGAATGGGGATGGGGCAACTTGTCGCGGGGTCCAAGCCTTCAGACTCATTAACAGTTTTGCCGATAGTTGGTGCCAATCAAATTGCCGACAAGGCTACTGTCCTATGATATACTGTACGCCTGCGTGTCAAAAACTCACAGTGTATGGTTAA